The following are encoded in a window of Podospora pseudoanserina strain CBS 124.78 chromosome 6, whole genome shotgun sequence genomic DNA:
- a CDS encoding hypothetical protein (EggNog:ENOG503NZ8U) codes for MPRQLVLFGRPVPRLGSRHVSLIFVCLGLFALLSLLFSFPSDQVAATVPTDSKPKAGGHKFGIPKSLKSPWLKKLNPFKPPSHKPERQKNDTDGESSWYSDWRWLTMPFSSSITLDEDRAVLPVLGKRTPIYCYYDTSVEKGKGDREVESELLLAWRRAWWAKGFQPTILSPAEAMNNPLYEELQKVEGMTEGLRTDLMRWLAWDNMGGGLLASYLLFPMGGHDDALLGYLRRGEFPTLTRWEGLDDGLFVGPKGEVEKAIRLAMGSPHVGVVKGLLGTVQEKSDDPFSVDTNPKALAFYSARNIETKYSKIGEEITAARVAGMKKLNRLINAHLHLAWQNTYFKGISVVKPLPHHTTHLIKPAYKLARRLSHCPESPLPSTCPPNTKKCTPCDDTKPLDVTTPAHYVNDSGIFTIGTVPHPLTMLTLSSLNSDLTIPFIRRHTDRDPWIYDLTNGISPKGIPASARVLKFKEIVASEPTSASSLWLQAENTAALSDSDLDWIFGFEIASEASYPNEEGGDNNGLPPMHDAKFGAVPEERELEMERTLLEKVKKVVLEKKERLSGEGKVIKEAVEAWNLADGEAWRFVRAWVGRGQVERRRWEGEERRFVGGMGSEKRRDG; via the coding sequence ATGCCTCGACAACTTGTCTTGTTTGGGCGGCCGGTGCCCAGGTTGGGATCGAGACATGTATCGCTGATATTTGTCTGCCTGGGGCTGTTTGCGCTGCTCAGCCTGCTCTTCAGCTTCCCCAGCGACCAGGTGGCGGCAACCGTACCGACGGACTCGAAACCGAAGGCGGGGGGGCACAAATTCGGGATACCCAAATCGTTGAAAAGTCCgtggttgaagaagctgaacCCGTTCAAGCCGCCGTCGCACAAGCCGGAGAGGCAAAAGAATGACACCGATGGGGAGTCGTCGTGGTATTCGGATTGGAGGTGGCTTACCATGCCGTTCAGCAGCTCGATTACCCTTGACGAGGACAGGGCTGTGCTGCCGGTGCTGGGGAAGAGAACCCCGATTTATTGCTACTATGACACGAGcgtggagaaggggaaaggggatagggaggtggagagcgAGTTGCTTCTTgcgtggaggagggcttggtgGGCGAAGGGGTTTCAGCCTACTATTTTGAGCCCGGCGGAGGCGATGAATAACCCTCTGTATGAGGAGTTGcagaaggtggaggggatgacggaggggttgaggacgGATTTGATGAGGTGGTTAGCGTGGGATAATATGGGGGGGGGCCTGCTGGCGAGTTATCTGTTGTTTCCCATGGGGGGGCATGATGATGCTCTGCTTGGGtatttgaggaggggggagtttCCGACGCTgacgaggtgggaggggttggatgatgggttgtttgttgggccgaagggggaggtggagaaggcgaTTAGGCTTGCGATGGGGAGTCCGCatgttggggtggtgaaggggctgttggggaCGGTTCAGGAGAAGAGTGATGATCCGTTTAGTGTTGATACTAACCCGAAGGCGTTGGCGTTTTATTCGGCGAGGAATATCGAGACAAAGTACTCCaagattggggaggagattACTGCTGCGAGGGTCGCCgggatgaagaagctcaaccGGCTTATCAACGCCCACCTTCACCTCGCGTGGCAGAATACGTATTTCAAAGGCATCTCGGTCGTCAAACCGCTACCTCACCACACGACCCATCTGATCAAACCGGCGTACAAACTCGCCCGGCGGCTCTCTCATTGTCCCGAGTCGCCGTTGCCGAGCACATGCCCCCCGAACACGAAGAAATGCACACCGTGCGACGACACCAAGCCCCTCGACGTCACCACCCCGGCTCACTACGTCAATGACAGTGGCATCTTCACCATTGGCACCGTCCCCCACCCGCTGACGATGCTCACTCTCTCCTCGCTCAACTCGGACCTGACAATCCCTTTTATCAGGCGGCACACGGATCGCGACCCCTGGATTTACGACCTCACGAATGGCATCTCTCCCAAGGGCATCCCGGCCTCTGCGCGCGTGCTCAAATTCAAGGAGATTGTCGCCTCGGAACCGACGTCTGCTTCTTCGCTTTGGTTACAGGCGGAAAACACGGCCGCGTTGAGTGATAGTGACCTGGACTGGATTTTTGGGTTTGAGATTGCCAGTGAGGCTTCGTATCCtaatgaggaggggggggataacAATGGGCTGCCGCCGATGCATGACGCGAAATTCGGGGCGGtgccggaggagagggagttggagatggaacGGACGCtgctggagaaggtgaagaaggtggtgctggagaagaaggagaggttgagcggggaggggaaggtgattaaggaggcggtggaggcgtgGAATCTGGCGGACGGGGAGGCGTGGAGGTTTGTGAGGGCTTGGGTTGGACGGGggcaggtggagaggaggaggtgggagggcgaggagaggaggtttgttgggggaatggggagtgagaagaggagggatgggTGA
- a CDS encoding hypothetical protein (EggNog:ENOG503NTZN; COG:S) — MDHTMATTEDSTESPADILPPSEEASPSATSTLSPSATRPPLPDRQVNAANIEDAYVDFILHCNPCVPPGTDTTALREAFRALPKSGGKSFSASLLFDLIKQFDTKQLKTWAELAIKLGVDPPGEGESGQKIQQYAARLKRWMKSMHVDAFFEYLMERGSPYWTEIPDENVPIAELDREGVLAEDDMALRALLPHIKPKRGRRRPGEDDLGKSPSQRPSPRVDEGENGGAWTAEPLTGARRGSVFVFPPPPDPTRLNPSGATFAHDLVQTPLTATPLTTYPYSAITPSSRASFWADEPQSAITPSSRRNAHRRHGAKVVSSAWRRGGANGTGRVRGRPPNSRPVNMEGPFSAFPATPGGFKSASPNPEEGGSASNGNGGVLLPRTSIKNWGVPTASPLTTTSPAVAMPSPIQASPVHPSPVESVHSRPAKRSRLSLQVPERVGGEVRLATPPPPPPVVMVNGQTTTEPSSQAQQQQIQQQQQQQPQLLPQAVHVASYPTTANNQPPIAALNPTQYDPADRTNMTEVEGLFMTDLMNAEWFDANGNKIPACSGDEAWAFTQAVLDRLRTTASSHLDFLINLSALAGGGYLMPRKSLKVVKLAELEDRTRYKTHWQLRYGSVVGDFSMEEEVMHAAWKRKKKDGTGGGGGAVDWEQKYRDLMVAFRRKEEESVGFRKRMLDLAREME, encoded by the coding sequence ATGGATCATACAATGGCAACGACCGAAGACTCGACCGAGTCCCCCGCAGACATCCTGCCCCCTTCAGAAGaggcatcaccatcggcaACTTCAACTCTGTCTCCCTCAGCAACACGTCCTCCATTGCCAGATAGACAGGTCAACGCAGCTAATATCGAGGATGCTTATGTCGATTTTATTCTTCACTGCAACCCCTGTGTGCCACCTGGGACAGACACGACCGCTCTCCGGGAAGCGTTTCGCGCCCTCCCCAAAAGCGGCGGCAAGAGTTTCAGCGCATCTCTTTTGTTTGATCTCATCAAACAGTTCGACACCAAACAGCTCAAGACATGGGCCGAGTTGGCTATCAAGCTGGGGGTTGATCCGCCGGGTGAGGGCGAGAGCGGCCAGAAGATTCAGCAGTACGCCGCCAGACTAAAACGATGGATGAAGTCGATGCATGTGGATGCCTTCTTTGAGTATCTCATGGAGAGAGGGTCGCCCTACTGGACCGAGATACCGGACGAGAATGTCCCGATTGCAGAGCTGGACAGGGAAGGGGTCTTGGCCGAGGACGACATGGCGTTACGGGCCTTGTTGCCACACATCAAGCCCAAGAGGGGCCGGAGGAGACCTGGAGAGGATGACCTGGGAAAGTCACCCTCACAGCGACCATCACCTCGGGTGGATGAAGGCGAGAATGGCGGTGCCTGGACGGCGGAGCCTCTTACCGGCGCGCGAAGAGGAAGCGTCTTTGTGTTTCCCCCTCCGCCAGACCCAACGAGGCTCAACCCATCCGGCGCCACGTTTGCCCACGATCTTGTCCAAACACCGTTGACAGCGACCCCATTGACGACGTACCCTTACTCTGCCATCACACCGTCGTCCAGAGCTTCGTTTTGGGCAGACGAGCCACAATCTGCCATCACACCTTCTTCGAGAAGAAATGCTCACAGACGCCATGGAGCCAAAGTTGTCTCATCagcgtggaggaggggcggggcTAACGGCACCGGGAGAGTCAGGGGTCGTCCTCCAAACAGTCGTCCTGTGAATATGGAGGGGCCGTTTTCTGCCTTTCCAGCTACCCCGGGCGGCTTCAAGTCAGCCTCTCCCAATCCGGAAGAAGGCGGCAGCGCATCAAATGGAAATGGCGGTGTGCTGCTCCCGCGAACGTCAATCAAAAACTGGGGTGTGCCAACTGCGTCTCCTCTCACAACAACATCGCCAGCGGTGGCGATGCCGAGTCCGATTCAGGCATCACCAGTCCACCCGTCACCGGTAGAGTCGGTGCACTCGAGGCCGGCAAAAAGAAGCAGGCTGTCACTGCAGGTTCCAGAGAGGGTAGGTGGTGAGGTGCGGCttgccacaccaccaccaccaccaccagtagTCATGGTTAATGGGCAGACTACTACCGAGCCTTCATCACAagcacaacagcagcaaatacaacaacaacaacaacaacaaccgcagTTGCTACCACAAGCCGTTCATGTGGCGAGTTACCCAACAActgccaacaaccaaccgCCGATAGCAGCACTCAATCCCACCCAGTATGACCCCGCGGACAGAACAAACATGACTGAAGTCGAAGGCCTCTTCATGACGGACCTGATGAACGCGGAATGGTTCGACGCCAACGGCAACAAAATCCCCGCCTGCTCCGGGGATGAGGCCTGGGCTTTTACCCAAGCTGTCCTCGACCGGCTTCGGACCACGGCGTCGAGTCATTTGGACTTTTTGATCAATCTCAGTGCGTTGGCTGGGGGGGGGTAtttgatgccgaggaagagcttAAAGGTGGTAAAGTTGGCGGAACTGGAGGATCGGACGAGGTACAAGACTCACTGGCAGCTTAGGTATGGGAGCGTGGTGGGGGATTTCAgtatggaggaggaggtcatgCATGCGGcttggaaaaggaagaagaaggatgggacaggagggggagggggggcggtggaTTGGGAGCAAAAGTACAGGGATTTGATGGTGGCGTTtaggaggaaggaggaggagagtgtGGGTTtcaggaagaggatgttggATTTGGCTAGGGAGATGGAATGA
- a CDS encoding hypothetical protein (COG:C; EggNog:ENOG503NVDM) translates to MSAQSKPVLPQNDNVAHALAGAGGGILSMALTYPLITLSTRAQVESKRPGSETAFLAAVQKIVAREGVSGLYSGLSSALFGISVTNFVYYYWYEWTRAFFEAAAEKSGRASKKLTTVESMIAGAIAGSATVILTNPIWVVNTRMTTRKAAATEDGEKKDDLEAQKARNKKPSTIGTLLALLKKEGPQALFSGVVPALVLVINPILQYTLFEQMKNAVEKKRRITPGVAFVLGALGKLFATTVTYPYITVKSQMHVEGGKKEGVTEALKRVVREEGYAGLYKGIGPKVSQSVITAACLFALKDVLYEYSVRLRGSMARKALA, encoded by the exons atgtccGCCCAATCCAAGcccgtcctcccccaaaacgaCAATGTCGCCCACGccctcgccggcgccggaggTGGCATCCTCTCCATGGCCCTGAC TTACCCCCTAATAACTCTCTCCACCCGCGCCCAAGTCGAATCCAAGCGCCCCGGCTCCGAaaccgccttcctcgccgctgTCCAAAAAATCGTCGCCCGCGAAGGCGTCTCGGGCCTCTACTCGggcctctcctccgccctcttcGGCATCTCCGTCACAAACTTTGTCTACTACTACTGGTACGAGTGGACCCGCGCCTTCTtcgaagccgccgccgaaaaGTCGGGTCGCgcctccaagaagctcaccACTGTCGAGTCCATGATCGCCGGCGCCATCGCCGGCTCCGCCACCGTTATTCTGACAAACCCCATCTGGGTCGTCAACACGCGCATGACCACCCGCAAGGCTGCCGCCACCGAAgatggggaaaagaaagatgaCCTCGAGGCGCAAAAGGCGCGGAACAAGAAGCCGAGCACCATCGGGACGTTGTTggcgttgttgaagaaggaggggccGCAGGCGTTGTTTAGCGGGGTGGTGCCCgctttggtgttggttaTCAACCCCATTTTGCAGTACACGCTGTTTGAGCAGATGAAGAAtgcggtggagaagaagaggaggattaCTCCCGGGGTTGCGTTTGTGCTGGGCGCGTTGGGCAAGTTGTTTGCTACTACGGTTACGTACCCTTACATCACCGTCAAGAGCCAGATGCACGTCGAGGGGggcaagaaggagggtgTTACTGAGGCgctgaagagggtggtgagggaggagggatatgCTGGGCTTTACAAGG GCATCGGTCCCAAGGTGAGCCAGAGCGTCATCACTGCTGCCTGCTTGTTCGCGCTCAAGGATGTGCTCTACGAGTACTCCGTTCGCCTCAGAGGCTCCATGGCGAGAAAGGCTCTTGCCTAA
- a CDS encoding hypothetical protein (COG:C; EggNog:ENOG503P6NP) — MTFAWKAAGLTYNRYLAVASRVVRRSLKEEKRLAAERRGVSEIRFAKWSNGKQGELKNLEQANAAAAVESAAQGGQ, encoded by the exons ATGACCTTTGCGTGGAAAGCCGCTGGCCTGAC CTACAACCGCTACCTGGCCGTTGCCTCCCGGGTTGTGCGCCGCAgcttgaaggaggagaagagactTGCTGCTGAGCGCAGAGGTGTTTCTGAAATTAGGTTTGCGAAGTGGTCG AACGGAAAGCAGGGCGAGCTTAAGAACCTTGAGCAGGCTAACGctgcggctgctgttgagagTGCTGCTCAGGGTGGCCAGTAA
- the QCR2 gene encoding ubiquinol-cytochrome c reductase core subunit 1 (COG:C; MEROPS:MER0015090; EggNog:ENOG503NXHG), with protein MICRSALSRGSKLALGRQGARGFAAAASPKASYEPTTIAGVKVASRDDNGPTTRLAVVAKAGTRYEPLPGLTVGLEEFAYKAGWPLFFGNTNKRSALRITREAELLGGQLTAYHTREALVLQASFLREDLPYFTELLAEVVSQTRYTTHEFHEEVKDIIHQKQAKVDASAVALDAAHAVAFHSGLGAPLYPTPSTPIDSYLNEQAVADFAAVAYSKSNIAVVSDGASEHGLQKWIEPFFKTVPAQGSGSLNNVASKYHGGEQRISAVGQNSVVIAFPGASLGASSPETAVLAGLLGGESTIKWSPGFSLLSQAAAPGAQAKATNYAYSDAGLLVIQINGQSAAVKKTAEAAVKALKGVAESGVSQEVLVKAIAKAKFTLLSGSEVGGVGIVHAGANLIHGGSPLKVAETLKAFESVTGDKLKAAAKALLEGKASVASVGDLHVLPFAEDLGLQV; from the exons atgATCTGCAGATCGGCTCTGTCGAGAGGCAGCAAGCTGGCCCTCGGGCGCCAGGGAGCCCGCGGtttcgctgctgctgcctcacCCAAGGCCTCGTATGAGCCCACTACCATCGCCGGCGTCAAGGTTGCTTCCCGAGACGACAATGGCCCGACCACCcgcctcgccgtcgtcgcaAAGGCCGGCACCCGATACGAGCCCCTCCCCGGACTGACGGTTGGACTGGAGGAGTTTGCCTACAAGGCAGGTTGGccccttttttttggt AACACCAACAAGCGCTCTGCTCTCCGCATCACCCGTGAGGCCGAGCTCCTCGGCGGTCAATTGACTGCTTACCACACCCGCGAGGCCCTTGTGTTGCAAGCCAGCTTCCTCCGCGAGGACCTCCCCTACTTCACCGAGCTCCTTGCCGAGGTCGTCTCGCAGACGCGGTACACCA CTCACGAGTTCcacgaggaggtcaaggataTCATTCACCAGAAGCAGGCCAAGGTGGACGCCTCCGCCGTTGCCCTCGATGCCGCCCACGCCGTCGCTTTCCACTCTGGCCTCGGTGCCCCTCTCTATCCCACCCCAAGCACACCCATCGACTCCTACCTGAATGAGCAGGCCGTTGCCGACTTCGCCGCCGTTGCCTACTCCAAGTCCAACATCGCCGTTGTCTCCGACGGTGCCAGCGAGCACGGCCTCCAAAAGTGGATCGAGCCCTTCTTCAAGACCGTCCCGGCCCAGGGCTCCGGCTCCCTCAACAACGTCGCCTCCAAGTACCACGGTGGTGAGCAGCGCATCTCCGCCGTCGGCCAGAACTCGGTTGTTATCGCTTTCCCCGGTGCCTCCCTCGGTGCCAGCAGCCCCGAGACTGCCGTCCTTGCCggtctcctcggcggcgagtCCACCATCAAGTGGTCTCCCGGCTTCTCCCTCCTGTCCCAGGCTGCCGCCCCCGGTGCCCAGGCCAAGGCCACCAACTACGCCTACTCTGATGCTggtctcctcgtcatccagATCAACGGCCAGTCCGCGGCCGTCAAGAAGACtgccgaggctgccgtcAAGGCGCTCAAGGGCGTTGCTGAGAGCGGTGTCTCCCAGGAGGTTTTGGTCAAGGCTATTGCCAAGGCCAAGTTCACTCTCCTTTCCGGCagcgaggttggcggtgttggCATCGTCCACGCCGGTGCCAACCTGATCCACGGCGGCTCTCCCCTCAAGGTTGCCGAGACTCTCAAGGCTTTTGAGTCTGTTACTGgtgacaagctcaaggct GCTGCCAAGGCTCTCCTCGAGGGCAAGGCTTCGGTGGCGTCGGTTGGTGACCTCCACGTGCTCCCCTTCGCTGAGGACCTCGGCCTTCAGGTATAA
- the RPC82 gene encoding RNA polymerase III subunit C82 (BUSCO:EOG092610QT; EggNog:ENOG503NZ6S; COG:K) produces MLVTAPLAEFCTLTIDEIYGELPSRIYASLLMRGRSTIQQLAGDTGMNARQLRHGLALLLQHNLLHYHLDAGSPHYFYEANVEHAYNLARTGKILQMVEETHGAAAKDVMQTIILTGLTRVGDLVDAYQNRIDRMNRIKEKLKAEEDPFGNGVESHEVNGEPKPKPTPQSSKSDPLISSIADLNKIIYKLVEAELLIGVHKTSFESPEDLLATIESDIQKTYPGGEVKGNKAKAEYKDKVAEALRKNRSESRSLKRKLEQNGLSAKRRKLFDGAASANGTPDGEMDLGIDPQQVMCINYEKCLVELRNRRLMHYAEEAFGQTTSWVYASLLNLLSKDISRCRDDSITDHYEKDEEKPAPVVVTTSQLLDVLKTSLDLSVGLGQVDADKISVTAAEKIAELPPRKKFFIDVQAEADANASSDDDDEGEDVKPATNGVKGVNGTHVTNGVNGTAKRVDRRTQLRQHLLLLSESTQGFLRHCGAEEWTVDFEPLMAALRQAEIDATIENTVGREGVRLVRMLRAKGKLDEKAIMSVALMRKADMSKKLAEMHKYGFVQTQEVPREAKADVKKSFFLWYFDGTMALERILDVSYKTMIHSLQVLDTLREKDQHVLSLIKRSDVKGQEDDKLRKIHKEKLTQFLKLERMLLGQIQRVDDLVAVLRDY; encoded by the exons atgttggtg ACCGCGCCTCTCGCAGAGTTTTGCACTCTGACCATCGACGAGATCTATGGCGAGCTGCCCTCGAGGATCTACGCATCGCTTCTCATGCGAGGCAGAAGCACGATCCAACAGCTCGCTGGTGACACCGGCATGAACGCGCGCCAGCTCCGTCACGGTCTCGCCCTTCTTTTGCAGCATAATTTGCTGCACTACCATCTCGATGCCGGGTCACCCCACTATTTCTACGAGGCCAATGTTGAACATGCTTACAACCTCGCGCGTACGGGGAAAATCCTTCAGATGGTCGAGGAGACCCATGGAGCGGCTGCCAAGGATGTGATGCAAACCATCATTCTGACCGGCTTAACACGAGTCGGCGATCTTGTGGATGCGTACCAGAATCGAATCGACAGGATGAACAGaatcaaggagaagctcaaggcagaggaggatCCATTCGGCAATGGCGTAGAGTCGCATGAAGTGAACGGCgaacccaagcccaagccaaccccccaatccagCAAATCGGACCCCTTGATCAGCAGCATCGCCGACCTGAACAAGATCATCTACAAGCTGGTTGAGGCCGAGCTACTTATTGGGGTTCACAAGACAAGCTTCGAGAGTCCCGAAGACTTGTTGGCGACCATCGAGTCCGACATCCAAAAGACATACCCTGGCGGTGAAGTCAAAGGAAACAAGGCCAAAGCCGAGTACAAGGACAAGGTGGCTGAGGCGTTGCGCAAAAACCGAAGCGAATCGAGATCCCTGAAGCGGAAACTGGAGCAGAATGGCTTGTCTGCAAAGCGACGCAAGCTGTTCGACGGTGCCGCTTCGGCCAATGGTACGCCTGATGGAGAGATGGACCTTGGTATCGAT CCACAACAAGTGATGTGTATCAACTACGAAAAGTGCCTTGTGGAGCTACGGAATCGTCGCCTCATGCACTATGCTGAGGAGGCCTTTGGACAGACGACTTCTTGGGTGTATGCCTCGCTTTTGAACCTTCTTAGCAAGGACATCTCTCGCTGCCGCGACGACTCAATCACCGATCATTATGAGAAGGATGAAGAGAAACCTGCGCCTGTTGTGGTCACGACATCACAGCTTCTGGACGTTCTGAAAACCAGCCTTGATCTTTCTGTGGGGCTCGGCCAAGTGGATGCCGACAAGATCTCAGTCACAGCCGCCGAGAAGATTGCAGAACtgccgccgaggaagaagttcTTCATTGACGTCCAAGCCGAAGCTGACGCCAATGCTAGctccgatgatgatgatgaaggggaggatgtcaagcCCGCGACAAATGGTGTTAAGGGGGTGAATGGGACCCATGTGACGAACGGCGTCAATGGGACGGCCAAACGGGTGGACCGCCGAACTCAGCTCCGGCAACACTTGTTGCTTCTATCAGAAAGCACGCAGGGCTTTTTGCGGCATTGTGGAGCGGAAGAATGGACGGTCGACTTTGAACCGTTGATGGCAGCCTTGCGACAGGCCGAAATCGATGCGACCATTGAGAATACGGTAGGCCGCGAGGGTGTTCGACTAGTGCGCATGCTGCGGGCCAAGGGCAAGCTGGACGAGAAGGCGATTATGAGCGTAGCTCTCATGCGAAAAGCCGACATGTCGAAAAAGCTGGCAGAGATGCACAAGTACGGTTTCGTTCAGACGCAAGAAGTGCCCAGGGAGGCCAAGGCAGACGTGAAGAAGTCATTCTTCCTCTGGTATTTCGACGGCACCATGGCGCTTGAGCGGATTCTCGACGTTTCGTACAAGACGATGATCCACTCCCTCCAAGTGCTCGATACGCTTCGGGAGAAGGACCAGCACGTCTTGTCCCTGATCAAGCGAAGCGACGTCAAGGGTCAAGAGGACGACAAATTGCGCAAGATCCATAAGGAGAAGCTCACTCAGTTTTTGAAGCTCGAGCGGATGTTACTTGGTCAGATTCAGCGTGTGGACGACCTGGTCGCCGTGCTGCGGGACTACTAA
- the YHM1 gene encoding high copy suppressor of abf2 (COG:C; BUSCO:EOG09263JTO; EggNog:ENOG503NUAX), whose product MSPIAAGGREKESNLARLLGSGSAGIAELAIFHPVDTIAKRLMSNEGKVSSVAKLNTVIFKDKANASAGRKFVSLFPGLGYAAGYKVLQRVYKYGGQPVARDYLGAHYGKDFENAFGKKTGKAIMHSTAGSLIGIGEIVLLPLDVLKIKRQTNPEAFRGRGVLKIVKDEGFGLYRGWGWTAARNAPGSFALFGGSAFAKEFLFGLNDYNKASWFQNFIASIAGASASLVVSAPLDVIKTRIQNRNFDNPESGFRILTNMAKNEGAGAFFKGLVPKLLMTGPKLVFSFWLAQTLIPAFDAAFAGRKVEVERK is encoded by the exons ATGTCTCCCATTGCGGCTGGTGGCAGAGAGAAGGAGTCCAACctggcgaggttgttgggttcCG GATCCGCCGGTATTGCCGAGTTGGCTATCTTCCATCCT GTTGACACAATCGCGAAGAGACTGATGTCCAACGAGGGCAAG GTCTCGTCCGTCGCCAAGCTCAACACCGTCATcttcaaggacaaggccaaCGCCTCCGCCGGCCGCAAGTTCGTCTCCCTTTTCCCTGGGCTGGGGTATGCTGCTGGGTACAAGGTTCTTCAGCGTGTGTACAAGTACGGTGGTCAGCCCGTGGCGAGGGATTACCTTGGTGCGCATTATGGCAAGGATTTCGAGAACGCGTTTGGCAAGAAGACTGGCAAGGCGATTATGCACTCGACTGCTGGTAGCTTGATTGGTATTGGCGAGATTGTGCTCTTGCCGTTGGATGTGCTCAAAATCAAGAGGCAGACCAACCCTGAGGCgttcagggggaggggtgtgctCAAGATTGTGAAGGATGAGGGTTTTGGGCTTTACagagggtgggggtggacTGCTGCGAGAAACGCCCCTGGGTCGTTTGCT CTCTTTGGTGGTTCCGCCTTTGCGAAGGAATTTCTCTTTGGCCTCAACGACTACAACAAGGCGTCGTGGTTCCAGAActtcatcgcctccatcGCCGGTGCTTCTGCGTCTCTTGTCGTTTCGGCCCCCCTCGATGTCATCAAGACCCGCATCCAAAACCGCAACTTTGACAACCCCGAGTCTGGCTTCCGCATCCTGACCAACATGGCCAAGAACGAGGGCGCCGGCGCCTTCTTCAAGGGTCTCGTGCCCAAGCTGCTCATGACCGGTCCCAAGCTGGTGTTTTCGTTCTGGCTTGCGCAGACGTTGATCCCTGCTTTTGATGCGGCTTTTGCGGGGAGgaaggtcgaggttgagagGAAGTAA